The genomic stretch AGATATTGAACACGCTTTTGCACTTTCAGAACAATCCAAATACGGACTTGGTGTTACGGTCTGCACAAAAAATATAGAAAAGGCTATTGAGTATGCTGATAAAGTTAGTGATGGCGCTTATTTTATTAACGAATTGGTAAAATCGGATCCGAGATTGCCTTTCGGCGGAACAAAAAAATCAGGTTACGGACGTGAATTGTCAAAAGATGGTATTCTTGAATTTGTCAATAGAAAAACGGTCTACGTGAAAAAATAAATAGAAGTGTTTTTCAATAACCAATGAAGACATAAAAACCGCTTTAAAAATAGTTTTAAAGCGGTTTTTTTAGTGTCACATTTGTAACAGTTATATAGACATTAAATCAAACCAAAGGAAATTTTAACTCCTTGAATAATCATACCTGTACCAATAATAGCTATAATAAGTCCCATTATTTTTCCTATTACAGAAATTACGTTATTACCAACTATTCTTACAATGAGATCACTCAATCTAAAAGTGAAATAAGTCAATAAACTCATAAATCCAAATATAAGAATTACTAAAATTATATGTATCGTTTCAACATTGGACACAAAATTCATTGCGGTAACAATAGTTCCTGGTCCTGCTAAAATTGGAATTGCCAATGGTGATACCGCAATATTTTCATCAACATTTACATTATCAATACTTTTTACACTAGATGTTTTTGACTGTAACATATCAAAACCGATGAAAAAGATTAAGATACCTCCTGTAATTTTAAATGCAGGAATACTGATATTAAATAATTCGAAAATATATTTACCTATAAGTACAAAAATGGCAACAATGATAAAAGCTATTATGTTAGCTCGTTTGTTGATGTCTTCTTTTGTTTTTTTATCAGCACCTTGTGTTAAGGATACAAAAACGGTCATATTTGATATTGGATTGGTTATTGCAAAAAACGCCGTAAATACGGTAATTGAAAATGTAATTAAGTTATCCATTTGTATTAAAATTTAAATCTTGAAAAATCAGGCAAAATTACTTCTTTATTTCCAAAATAATTTTAATTTTTTGGAATATTTTATTAGATGATTTAATATAATAAATACGGAAACTAATTTTTACTAATCACAGCATTCAAAGTTAATAAAACAAAAAACTCAAGATTAAGTTCAATCCTGAGTTTTAAAACTTACAAAGTTTATGAGGTAGTGCCGTAAATTCAAATCAATAACAATTACGTTGGAAACTTAGCTCTAATAGCATCCAAACACAAATTATGAATACTACCAACATGCGTATGTTTTTTAGACATATCTGGTTTATAAGTTCCATCTTGGATTTCACCACCAATTTTTTGATACGCATCTCTAAAAGAAACGCCATCTACTACTAAATTATTAATGCTATCCACGGTAAAAAGGTATTGATATTTTTCATTTGTTAGATCAATGTCTTTCACGCGAACTTGCTGAATGGAATGATTAAATATTGCCAAAATATCTTTTACGTCTTCAAATGCCGCGATTATATTTTCTTTTAACAATTGAAAATCACGATGATAACCACTTGGTAAATTATTTGTAATCAAAATCATCTCAGTTTGCAAAGCTTGAATCTTATTACATTTACCTCGAATCAATTCAAAAACATCAGGATTCTTCTTATGTGGCATAATGCTACTTCCCGTAGTTAATTCATCGGGAAAAGTAATAAAATCAAAATTCTGACTCATATACAAGCAAATATCCATGGCAAATCGTGACAACGTATTACACAAACTTCCCAAAGCTGCGGAAATAGTTCGTTCACTTTTTCCACGACTCATTTGTGCAGCAACTACATTATACTTTAGGGTGCTAAAGCCTAATTCTTGTGTTGTAAAATTTCTATCAATAGGAAATGAACTTCCATATCCAGCGGCTGAACCGAGCGGATTTTGATCTACAGTTTTCAATGCGGCATTCAATACATATACGTCATCAATTAGCAATTCGGCATACGCCGAAAACCACAATCCGAAAGAAGAAGGCATCGCGACTTGCAAGTGTGTATAACCAGGTAATAACGCTTCTTTATGCGTTTCTGCGAGTGCTAAAAGTGTGTCAAAAAAAGTTTTTGTATCAGCAATAATCAATTGTAAATTTTCTTTATAAAATAACTGTAATGCTACCAAAACTTGATCATTTCGAGAGCGCGCTGTATGAATCTTTTTTCCAACATCGCCGTACTTTTTAGTAAGTTCAAACTCAATTTTAGAATGTGAATCTTCAAATTGCGATTCTATCACAAAAGTTCCGTTGGTTACTTGCAATTGAAGTTCCTCTAAACCTTCTAACAATTGTTGGAGTTCTTCCGAAGAAATAATACGAATCTTTTCCAACATTTTTGCATGCGCTACTGAAGCTTGAATATCATATTTCGCAATATGAATATCAATTTCCCGATCGTTTCCAACCGTAAATGCTTCTATTTTCTTATCAATACTAATTCCTTTATCCCAGAGTTTCATAAATTTTTCTTCTTTTTCATTCCTGCGCGCTCACTGAGTTTATCGAAGTGAAGGCAGGAATATTTTTTATTTAAAATCAAAATCAAAATCAAAATCGCTTCGCTTTCAGAAACTAGACTTTTCACTTTCAACTTTTCACTTTTAGTTTTCACTTTTTACTCTCAACTTCTCACAATATTTCTCTCAACAACCTAACATACAAATCAATACCTTCCTCAATTTCCCGAACATAAATAAACTCATCGGCTGTGTGCGAACGCGTACTATCGCCAGGACCTAATTTCAAAGACGGACACGACAATACTGCCTGGTCCGATAAAGTTGGCGAACCATACGTTTCTCTACCCAAAGCAATTCCGGCTTGTACCAAAGCATGTTCCACAGGAATTGAAGATGAATTCAATTTAATGCTTCTCGGAATAATACTGTCGCAAGGCGATTCTTTCTGAAGAATTTCAACAATATCAGTGTTCGAATATGCATCATTCACACGAACATCTACGACCAATTCTACATTCGCAGGAACGGCATTATGTTGTTTTCCAGCATTAATTTGTGTAACGGTCATTTTCACATCGCCCAAAGCGGAAGATGTCTTTTCAAACGTATAATCTTGAAACCATTTCAACACATCAATCGTATTATAAATAGCATTATTCGTATTTGGATGTGCGGCGTGGCTCGGCGTTCCTTTCACAACAGCATCAAAAACCACCAATCCTTTTTCGGCAACCGCCAATTGCATCAATGTTGGCTCTCCGACAATAGCGACATCAATTTTTGGAATGATGGAAAGCATACTATTCAGTCCATCTTTTCCGCTGCTTTCTTCTTCTGCGGAAGCGACGATAAGCAAATTATATTTTAAGTTTTGTTGATTATAAAAGTGTGTAAATGTAGCAATCAATGAAACCAAACAACCGCCAGCGTCATTGCTTCCCAAACCGTACAATTTCCCGTCTTCAACAATCGCTTCAAACGGATCTTTTGTATAGCCATTATTTGGTTTTACGGTATCGTGATGCGAGTTTAATAACAACGTTGGCTTACTTTCATCGAAATGTAAATTGGTTGCCCAAACGTTATTTTTAGTTCGTGTAAAAGGAATTTCATACTGCTGAAACCAATTTTCTATCAATTTTGCAGTAGCGTCTTCTTCCGAAGAAAAAGAAGGCGTTTCAATAAGATGTTGCAGCAAAGCAATTGCATCACTTGTTAGTTGTTGAATGTTCATTTTTGAATAGTTGTGTGCGTTATATTTTCATTGAAAAGCATTGCTGGTTTTCCAATGCAAATTTTTTGTACTTGATGTTCTAGTGCGTAAAAACAATTTTTGAGTTTGGGCAACATTCCATCTGAAATAGTGCCATCTTTTAATAAAGTTTGATAGGTTTCTGTGTTGATGTTTTCAATTACTGAATCATCGTCATTAATATCTTTTAATACACCATTTTTTTCGAAACAATAATACAATTCGGTGCGATACGCTTTCGCGAAAGCAATTGCTAATTCAGAAGCAATCGTATCTCCATTTGTGTTTAATAATTGCCCATTTTCATCATGTGTAATAGCCGAAAAAACAGGTGTAATTCCGTTATCTAGTAAAACTTGAATAATTGGTGTATTTACTTTTTTTACATCGCCAACAAAACCGTAATCAACTTCTTGAATCGGGCGTTTTTCAGAAACAATACTATTTCCGTCAGCTCCAGAAAAACCAACGGAATTACAGTTGTTTGCTTGTAATTTAGCAACAATTGTTTTATTCACTTTTCCTGCATACACCATGGTGATAATGTCTAAAGTTTTCGCATCCGTAATTCGTCTTCCTTCATTCATTACAACTTCAACGTTCATTTCTTGCGCTAATTTGGTTGCTAATTTTCCGCCACCATGAATCAATATTTTTGGAGATTTTAGTTGCGCAAAATCTTCTAAAAAAGAATTCAATGCATCTTCATCATCAATAATATTCCCACCTATTTTTATGACTTTCAATGTTTGCATAACTATAAATTTTCTAAGATTTTCTTCAACACAATTTGTGCTGCATACGTTCTATTATTTGCTTGTTGAATAACTATAGAATTATTGGAATCTAACACTGCATCTTCCACAACAACATTTCTTCTCACTGGCAAGCAATGCATAAATTTTGCAGTTTTTATTTTTTCCTGCGTAAGCATCCAATTTGCATCTTGGCTTAAAATTTCCCCATAATTGGAATAACTACTCCAGTTTTTTGCATACACAAAATCGGCATCTTTCAACGCTTCCGCTTGATTGTAATTAATTTGTGTTTCCAACGTAATTTCAGGATTCAATTCGTATCCTTTTGGATGTGTAATGCAAAAATCAACGTCTATATTCTCCATCATTTCTACAAACGAATTTGCAACTGCTTGCGGCAATGCTTTCGGATGTGGCGCCCAAGTCAGCACTACTTTTGGTTTTTTAATAGTTTTTAATTCTTCAATAGTGATCGCATCTGCCAATGCTTGCAACGGATGCATTGTAGCACTTTCCATATTAATAATAGGAACCGTTGCGTGTTTTGTAAAACGATTCAAAATCCACTCGGAAGCATCTTTTTCTTTATTTGTCAAACTTGGAAAAGCTCTAATTGCAATAATATCTGCGTATTGCGAAATGACTTGTGCAGCTTCTTTCACATGTTCCGTCGTATTGAAATTCATCACAGTTCCATCTTCAAATTCTAGATTCCAAGTATCATTCACATTCAAAATCATGACTTGCATTCCTAGGTTTTTTGCAGCTTTTTCGGTGCTCAATCGTGTGCGCAAACTGGCATTGAAAAATAACATGACTAAGGTTTTATGTTTCCCTAAATTTTCATGTGCAAAAGGATTTTTCTTTAAGTGAATTGCTTCCTGTATGATTTCAGGAATGTTAGAAATATCATATATGTTGGTGTATTTTTTCATAATCATTTCCCACGAAAGTGGAAACATTTTTAATTAGACTTTATGCTATTTTAATTCCTCTTTTAATGCTTCAAAAAAATGATCAATATGTTTTTTGGTAACTGTTAAAGGTGGAAGAATTCGTAATACATTTGGATTTTTGGCACTTCCTGTAAAAATGTGATGTGTGTGAATGAGCTTTTTTCGCAACTCAGCAATGGGAAAATCAAATTCCAATCCGAGCATTAAACCTCTTCCTTTTATATTTTTTATTTGAAAAATTTCAATTGATTTCTCTTTGAAATACTCAGAAATCATTCGCGAATTTTGCATGAGTTTTTCTTCTACCAAAACTTC from Kordia antarctica encodes the following:
- the argB gene encoding acetylglutamate kinase, translated to MQTLKVIKIGGNIIDDEDALNSFLEDFAQLKSPKILIHGGGKLATKLAQEMNVEVVMNEGRRITDAKTLDIITMVYAGKVNKTIVAKLQANNCNSVGFSGADGNSIVSEKRPIQEVDYGFVGDVKKVNTPIIQVLLDNGITPVFSAITHDENGQLLNTNGDTIASELAIAFAKAYRTELYYCFEKNGVLKDINDDDSVIENINTETYQTLLKDGTISDGMLPKLKNCFYALEHQVQKICIGKPAMLFNENITHTTIQK
- a CDS encoding N-acetylornithine carbamoyltransferase; this encodes MKKYTNIYDISNIPEIIQEAIHLKKNPFAHENLGKHKTLVMLFFNASLRTRLSTEKAAKNLGMQVMILNVNDTWNLEFEDGTVMNFNTTEHVKEAAQVISQYADIIAIRAFPSLTNKEKDASEWILNRFTKHATVPIINMESATMHPLQALADAITIEELKTIKKPKVVLTWAPHPKALPQAVANSFVEMMENIDVDFCITHPKGYELNPEITLETQINYNQAEALKDADFVYAKNWSSYSNYGEILSQDANWMLTQEKIKTAKFMHCLPVRRNVVVEDAVLDSNNSIVIQQANNRTYAAQIVLKKILENL
- the argH gene encoding argininosuccinate lyase yields the protein MKLWDKGISIDKKIEAFTVGNDREIDIHIAKYDIQASVAHAKMLEKIRIISSEELQQLLEGLEELQLQVTNGTFVIESQFEDSHSKIEFELTKKYGDVGKKIHTARSRNDQVLVALQLFYKENLQLIIADTKTFFDTLLALAETHKEALLPGYTHLQVAMPSSFGLWFSAYAELLIDDVYVLNAALKTVDQNPLGSAAGYGSSFPIDRNFTTQELGFSTLKYNVVAAQMSRGKSERTISAALGSLCNTLSRFAMDICLYMSQNFDFITFPDELTTGSSIMPHKKNPDVFELIRGKCNKIQALQTEMILITNNLPSGYHRDFQLLKENIIAAFEDVKDILAIFNHSIQQVRVKDIDLTNEKYQYLFTVDSINNLVVDGVSFRDAYQKIGGEIQDGTYKPDMSKKHTHVGSIHNLCLDAIRAKFPT
- a CDS encoding MarC family protein — its product is MDNLITFSITVFTAFFAITNPISNMTVFVSLTQGADKKTKEDINKRANIIAFIIVAIFVLIGKYIFELFNISIPAFKITGGILIFFIGFDMLQSKTSSVKSIDNVNVDENIAVSPLAIPILAGPGTIVTAMNFVSNVETIHIILVILIFGFMSLLTYFTFRLSDLIVRIVGNNVISVIGKIMGLIIAIIGTGMIIQGVKISFGLI
- a CDS encoding M20 family metallo-hydrolase; the protein is MNIQQLTSDAIALLQHLIETPSFSSEEDATAKLIENWFQQYEIPFTRTKNNVWATNLHFDESKPTLLLNSHHDTVKPNNGYTKDPFEAIVEDGKLYGLGSNDAGGCLVSLIATFTHFYNQQNLKYNLLIVASAEEESSGKDGLNSMLSIIPKIDVAIVGEPTLMQLAVAEKGLVVFDAVVKGTPSHAAHPNTNNAIYNTIDVLKWFQDYTFEKTSSALGDVKMTVTQINAGKQHNAVPANVELVVDVRVNDAYSNTDIVEILQKESPCDSIIPRSIKLNSSSIPVEHALVQAGIALGRETYGSPTLSDQAVLSCPSLKLGPGDSTRSHTADEFIYVREIEEGIDLYVRLLREIL